One part of the Neodiprion virginianus isolate iyNeoVirg1 chromosome 3, iyNeoVirg1.1, whole genome shotgun sequence genome encodes these proteins:
- the LOC124301609 gene encoding uncharacterized protein LOC124301609 isoform X1 translates to MGDDKEAEEAIKAFQLVEFDPPNRKQKRGTIECVPSTWISYNPSTGRCQCKFMPPPYSVEDSELLCWLVKEQSPLQESWPVYPITLKGHATTYDDAMKRLKVLADKKFVYTEDGTLPEKKSEAAKKAYQRIKVKGDKAIAEKLMQVQPINTSRNDDYASNVDSSFETSDPIPCINSIKAKKKNTKLKNMTETDNESTADENSNVIKPRKKPKQKSKQEHASSTGKNHVQEIERKLSKRSSREVSKSTKNVPKENSSELNQRDCDILSGLRYDVQMLTKAIDKLKAIVEKSALAMDAHGANVQSFTTQYDLNLPVTTLKDFDAFDEKLKADKKFRKEFTSTLHFVFDHNATLPKNVTALLKKNISRDVALNFNAVKAGMDKRIFKETQLCGILLDVLLLKYKEGAQGSMTHVTEKSVYRELGNCLSNAVDWDGHRKSRLKKKAAKSTTIAAVQSVCVNVHCSGTSMESLSRKSTDKSS, encoded by the exons ATGGGAGATGATAAAGAGGCAGAAGAGGCCATCAAGGCTTTTCAATTAGTCGAATTCGATCCACCtaatagaaaacaaaaacgaggCACGATAGAATGCGTACCATCGACTTGGATTTCCTATAACCCATCGACTGGCAGATGCCAATGCAAATTCATGCCACCTCCGTATTCAGTAGAGGACTCGGAACTTTTGTGTTGGCTCGTCAAAGAACAAAGCCCTCTACAAGAATCTTGGCCTGTCTACCCAATAACACTCAAGGGACATGCGA cAACTTATGATGATGCAATGAAACGTCTCAAAGTATTAGCAGACAAGAAATTTGTATACACAGAGGATGGAACGttaccagaaaaaaaatcagaggcAGCTAAAAAAGCATATCAGAGAATCAAAGTCAAAGGCGATAAAGCAATTGCTGAAAAGTTGATGCAAGTGCAACCCATTAACACCTCCAGGAATGACGATTATGCATCAAATGTAGact CATCCTTTGAAACATCTGACCCAATTCCTTGTATTAACAGCATCAAggccaagaaaaaaaatacaaaacttaaaaatatgacagaaactgacaatgagtcaaCAGCTGATGAAAACAGCAATGTGATCAAACCCAGAAAAAAACcgaagcaaaaatcaaaacaagAACATGCTTCCTCTACCGGCAAAAACCACGTTCAAG aaattgaacgaaaactGAGCAAAAGATCATCACGTGAAGTGTCAAAATCCACAAAAAATGTGCCTAAAGAAAATAGCTCTGAACTGAATCAGAGAGATTGTGATATCCTTAGCGGACTGAGATACGATGTTCAAATGCTAACCAAAGCCATCGACAAACTCAAGGCCATCGTTGAAAAATCGGCCTTAGCGATGGATGCTCATGGGGCAAATGTCCAAAGTTTTACGACACAATATGATCTGAACCTGCCTGTAACGACTTTGAAGGACTTTGACGCATTCGACGAGAAATTAAAAGCtgacaaaaaatttcgtaaagaattc ACTAGTACATTGCATTTCGTTTTCGACCACAATGCAACCTTACCAAAAAATGTGACggcattattgaaaaaaaatatttcacgggATGTGGCCTTGAATTTCAACGCAGTGAAGGCTGGCATGGATAAACGCATTTTCAAAGAGACACAACTTTGTGGAATATTGCTGG ATGTGCTTTTGTTGAAATACAAAGAGGGAGCGCAGGGATCAATGACACATGTAACTGAAAAGAGTGTTTATCGAGAACTCGGTAACTGCCTGAGTAATGCCGTCGATTGGGATGGGCATCGTAAATCTCGACTAAAGAAAAAAGCTGCAAAGAGTACTACAATCGCTGCAGTCCAATCAGTTTGTGTCAATGTACATTGCAGCGGCACCAGCATGGAATCGTTGTCTCGTAAATCCACAGACAAATCTTCTTAG
- the LOC124301609 gene encoding uncharacterized protein LOC124301609 isoform X2, whose translation MGDDKEAEEAIKAFQLVEFDPPNRKQKRGTIECVPSTWISYNPSTGRCQCKFMPPPYSVEDSELLCWLVKEQSPLQESWPVYPITLKGHATTYDDAMKRLKVLADKKFVYTEDGTLPEKKSEAAKKAYQRIKVKGDKAIAEKLMQVQPINTSRNDDYASNVDSSFETSDPIPCINSIKAKKKNTKLKNMTETDNESTADENSNVIKPRKKPKQKSKQEHASSTGKNHVQEIERKLSKRSSREVSKSTKNVPKENSSELNQRDCDILSGLRYDVQMLTKAIDKLKAIVEKSALAMDAHGANVQSFTTQYDLNLPVTTLKDFDAFDEKLKADKKFRKEFMCFC comes from the exons ATGGGAGATGATAAAGAGGCAGAAGAGGCCATCAAGGCTTTTCAATTAGTCGAATTCGATCCACCtaatagaaaacaaaaacgaggCACGATAGAATGCGTACCATCGACTTGGATTTCCTATAACCCATCGACTGGCAGATGCCAATGCAAATTCATGCCACCTCCGTATTCAGTAGAGGACTCGGAACTTTTGTGTTGGCTCGTCAAAGAACAAAGCCCTCTACAAGAATCTTGGCCTGTCTACCCAATAACACTCAAGGGACATGCGA cAACTTATGATGATGCAATGAAACGTCTCAAAGTATTAGCAGACAAGAAATTTGTATACACAGAGGATGGAACGttaccagaaaaaaaatcagaggcAGCTAAAAAAGCATATCAGAGAATCAAAGTCAAAGGCGATAAAGCAATTGCTGAAAAGTTGATGCAAGTGCAACCCATTAACACCTCCAGGAATGACGATTATGCATCAAATGTAGact CATCCTTTGAAACATCTGACCCAATTCCTTGTATTAACAGCATCAAggccaagaaaaaaaatacaaaacttaaaaatatgacagaaactgacaatgagtcaaCAGCTGATGAAAACAGCAATGTGATCAAACCCAGAAAAAAACcgaagcaaaaatcaaaacaagAACATGCTTCCTCTACCGGCAAAAACCACGTTCAAG aaattgaacgaaaactGAGCAAAAGATCATCACGTGAAGTGTCAAAATCCACAAAAAATGTGCCTAAAGAAAATAGCTCTGAACTGAATCAGAGAGATTGTGATATCCTTAGCGGACTGAGATACGATGTTCAAATGCTAACCAAAGCCATCGACAAACTCAAGGCCATCGTTGAAAAATCGGCCTTAGCGATGGATGCTCATGGGGCAAATGTCCAAAGTTTTACGACACAATATGATCTGAACCTGCCTGTAACGACTTTGAAGGACTTTGACGCATTCGACGAGAAATTAAAAGCtgacaaaaaatttcgtaaagaattc ATGTGCTTTTGTTGA
- the LOC124301608 gene encoding uncharacterized protein LOC124301608 isoform X2: MNNIIEKRRRTRDRVRRHRFVHQNTIVPQNHPLNDDSDSDINSETECVSDQENSNRSEEDVSEGGISEQLLEHSQSEIDEENGDSGDGSQIDHEESVSSASVIDENSDIGSSINEATDDSLNERNEAEEIRKWAIKEHLSHSQLDGLLVILRRRLLPELPKTAKTFLRTSAVAYDIQDMEDYDGNMGQFVYFGIAERLRACVNEEVHIVVHEPDIYEPVPVAIYAGSTKPKRVDEFLDEFIEEMNQLSANGIDINGRLFQVKIQSFICDTPARSFLKCVKGHTGYYACERCTVRGCRPGRSTVFPDADCPERSAEDFNRQRQREHHNSVSPLLRLRPAVNLVLLFILDFLHLACHGVMKKLLKDFWLLGNLHLRLGRRSRIELSRRMEYLKILVTSEFQRKPRSVAFIAKWKATEFRFFLLYCGVVVLKGILNNRLYKHFLLFHAACRILCCEDLALRYNRFAKKYLRSFFLVMRQYYGPDSQIMNLHNLIHMADDAKNMKCSLTKITTFPFENALGHIKKLVHSPNRPLAQICRRLNEKFSIKNHKATLPQYVEILKENSDIPNCRMNHKAISKLKFKGKYILSVKAPDNVVLLKNGTILEINLMSYPDDNLEDVTIIGKKWKIKESLYMYPCDSRVLEEWVLEDRSSATTITCPIDQIKRKMIILRLPGREKTYGISLLH, translated from the exons ATGAATAacataattgaaaaacgacGACGAACACGCGACCGTGTGCGAAGGCATCGTTTCGTTCATCAAAACACTATTGTGCCACAGAACCATCCGCTAAATGATGACAGTGACTCTGACATCAACTCCGAAACTGAAT GTGTCAGTGATCAAGAAAATAGTAATAGGTCTGAAGAAGATGTATCCGAGGGTGGTATTTCTGAACAATTACTTGAACATAGCCAAAGTGAGATCGACGAAGAGAATGGTGACTCAGGTGACGGTTCTCAGATAGACCACGAAGAAAGTGTATCATCAGCCAGTGTCATTGATGAAAACAGTGATATCGGCTCATCTATAAATGAAGCGACTGACGATAGTTTGAATGAACGAAATGAAGCTgaggaaattcgaaaatggGCAATAAAAGAACACCTTAGTCATTCTCAATTGGATGGGCTTTTGGTGATTTTGAGGAGAAGATTGCTGCCTGAACTTCCAAAGACAGCAAAAACATTTCTACGTACATCGGCAGTGGCCTATGATATACAAGACATGGAAGATTATGATGGAAATATGGGACAATTCGTGTACTTTGGTATTGCTGAAAGGCTTCGAGCCTGTGTCAATGAAGAAGTGCACATag TTGTCCACGAACCAGACATATACGAGCCGGTGCCTGTAGCTATATACGCAGGTTCTACAAAACCAAAAAGAGTTGATGAGTTCTTGGATGAGTTCATTGAGGAAATGAACCAACTATCAGCGAATGGTATTGACATTAATGGCAGACTGtttcaagtaaaaattcaaagtttcatATGTGATACGCCAGCTAGGTCTTTCCTCAAATGTGTTAAGGGTCATACTGGATATTATGCGTGTGAAAGGTGTACCGTGAGAGGATGCAGACCTGGCAGATCTACTGTATTTCCTGATGCGGATTGTCCTGAACGAAGTGCTGAGGACTTTAATAGACAAAGGCAGCGAGAGCATCACAATAGTGTTTCGCCATTGCTACGTTTAAGACCTGCAGTAAACTTGGTCTTGTTATTTATTCTCGATTTCTTGCACTTAGCTTGTCATGGTGTGATGAAGAAACTTTTGAAAGACTTTTGGCTTTTAGGCAATCTCCATCTCAGACTAGGCCGCAGAAGTCGAATCGAACTGTCTCGCAGAATGgagtatttaaaaattctggTAACTTCTGAATTTCAACGTAAACCACGGTCCGTAGCGTTTATAGCAAAGTGGAAGGCCACCGAGTTTagattttttctattatattGTGGAGTTGTAGTCTTGAAGGGTATTTTGAACAATAGACtatataaacattttttattatttcatgcGGCATGCAGAATTTTATGCTGCGAAGATCTAGCCCTCAGGTACAACAGGTTTGCAAAGAAGTATCTCAGAAGTTTTTTCTTAGTTATGCGCCAATATTATGGCCCAGATTCGCAAATCATGAACCTTCATAACTTAATTCATATGGCCGATGATGCTAAGAACATGAAGTGCTCCCTTACAAAGATAACTACATTTCCTTTTGAAAATGCACTCGGTCACATAAAAAAGTTAGTCCATTCGCCAAATCGACCATTGGCTCAAATCTGTCGCCGCttgaatgagaaattttcgataaaaaatcataaagcAACTCTACCCCAGTATGTAGAGATACTCAAGGAGAATAGTGATATCCCAAATTGTAGGATGAATCACAAAGCGATATCGAAACTGAAATTCAAAGGGAAATATATACTTTCGGTCAAGGCTCCCGATAATGTAGTTCTTCTTAAAAATGGCACTATTCTCGAAATAAATCTTATGTCGTACCCTGATGACAATCTAGAAGACGTGacaattattggaaaaaaatggaaaatcaaAGAGTCGCTGTATATGTATCCGTGTGATTCGAGAGTGCTGGAAGAATGGGTGCTTGAAGACAGATCATCTGCAACTACAATTACGTGCCCTATTGATCAAATCAAACgcaaaatgataatattacgTTTGCCTGGAAGAGAGAAAACATATGGAATATCTCTATTACATTAA
- the LOC124301608 gene encoding uncharacterized protein LOC124301608 isoform X1, with protein sequence MNNIIEKRRRTRDRVRRHRFVHQNTIVPQNHPLNDDSDSDINSETECVSDQENSNRSEEDVSEGGISEQLLEHSQSEIDEENGDSGDGSQIDHEESVSSASVIDENSDIGSSINEATDDSLNERNEAEEIRKWAIKEHLSHSQLDGLLVILRRRLLPELPKTAKTFLRTSAVAYDIQDMEDYDGNMGQFVYFGIAERLRACVNEEVHIGNEILIQVNVDGLPLFKSSNTQLWPILCKVVHEPDIYEPVPVAIYAGSTKPKRVDEFLDEFIEEMNQLSANGIDINGRLFQVKIQSFICDTPARSFLKCVKGHTGYYACERCTVRGCRPGRSTVFPDADCPERSAEDFNRQRQREHHNSVSPLLRLRPAVNLVLLFILDFLHLACHGVMKKLLKDFWLLGNLHLRLGRRSRIELSRRMEYLKILVTSEFQRKPRSVAFIAKWKATEFRFFLLYCGVVVLKGILNNRLYKHFLLFHAACRILCCEDLALRYNRFAKKYLRSFFLVMRQYYGPDSQIMNLHNLIHMADDAKNMKCSLTKITTFPFENALGHIKKLVHSPNRPLAQICRRLNEKFSIKNHKATLPQYVEILKENSDIPNCRMNHKAISKLKFKGKYILSVKAPDNVVLLKNGTILEINLMSYPDDNLEDVTIIGKKWKIKESLYMYPCDSRVLEEWVLEDRSSATTITCPIDQIKRKMIILRLPGREKTYGISLLH encoded by the exons ATGAATAacataattgaaaaacgacGACGAACACGCGACCGTGTGCGAAGGCATCGTTTCGTTCATCAAAACACTATTGTGCCACAGAACCATCCGCTAAATGATGACAGTGACTCTGACATCAACTCCGAAACTGAAT GTGTCAGTGATCAAGAAAATAGTAATAGGTCTGAAGAAGATGTATCCGAGGGTGGTATTTCTGAACAATTACTTGAACATAGCCAAAGTGAGATCGACGAAGAGAATGGTGACTCAGGTGACGGTTCTCAGATAGACCACGAAGAAAGTGTATCATCAGCCAGTGTCATTGATGAAAACAGTGATATCGGCTCATCTATAAATGAAGCGACTGACGATAGTTTGAATGAACGAAATGAAGCTgaggaaattcgaaaatggGCAATAAAAGAACACCTTAGTCATTCTCAATTGGATGGGCTTTTGGTGATTTTGAGGAGAAGATTGCTGCCTGAACTTCCAAAGACAGCAAAAACATTTCTACGTACATCGGCAGTGGCCTATGATATACAAGACATGGAAGATTATGATGGAAATATGGGACAATTCGTGTACTTTGGTATTGCTGAAAGGCTTCGAGCCTGTGTCAATGAAGAAGTGCACATaggtaatgaaattttgatccAAGTTAATGTCGACGGACTGCCTCTCTTTAAATCAAGTAACACTCAACTGTGGCCCATTTTGTGTAAAGTTGTCCACGAACCAGACATATACGAGCCGGTGCCTGTAGCTATATACGCAGGTTCTACAAAACCAAAAAGAGTTGATGAGTTCTTGGATGAGTTCATTGAGGAAATGAACCAACTATCAGCGAATGGTATTGACATTAATGGCAGACTGtttcaagtaaaaattcaaagtttcatATGTGATACGCCAGCTAGGTCTTTCCTCAAATGTGTTAAGGGTCATACTGGATATTATGCGTGTGAAAGGTGTACCGTGAGAGGATGCAGACCTGGCAGATCTACTGTATTTCCTGATGCGGATTGTCCTGAACGAAGTGCTGAGGACTTTAATAGACAAAGGCAGCGAGAGCATCACAATAGTGTTTCGCCATTGCTACGTTTAAGACCTGCAGTAAACTTGGTCTTGTTATTTATTCTCGATTTCTTGCACTTAGCTTGTCATGGTGTGATGAAGAAACTTTTGAAAGACTTTTGGCTTTTAGGCAATCTCCATCTCAGACTAGGCCGCAGAAGTCGAATCGAACTGTCTCGCAGAATGgagtatttaaaaattctggTAACTTCTGAATTTCAACGTAAACCACGGTCCGTAGCGTTTATAGCAAAGTGGAAGGCCACCGAGTTTagattttttctattatattGTGGAGTTGTAGTCTTGAAGGGTATTTTGAACAATAGACtatataaacattttttattatttcatgcGGCATGCAGAATTTTATGCTGCGAAGATCTAGCCCTCAGGTACAACAGGTTTGCAAAGAAGTATCTCAGAAGTTTTTTCTTAGTTATGCGCCAATATTATGGCCCAGATTCGCAAATCATGAACCTTCATAACTTAATTCATATGGCCGATGATGCTAAGAACATGAAGTGCTCCCTTACAAAGATAACTACATTTCCTTTTGAAAATGCACTCGGTCACATAAAAAAGTTAGTCCATTCGCCAAATCGACCATTGGCTCAAATCTGTCGCCGCttgaatgagaaattttcgataaaaaatcataaagcAACTCTACCCCAGTATGTAGAGATACTCAAGGAGAATAGTGATATCCCAAATTGTAGGATGAATCACAAAGCGATATCGAAACTGAAATTCAAAGGGAAATATATACTTTCGGTCAAGGCTCCCGATAATGTAGTTCTTCTTAAAAATGGCACTATTCTCGAAATAAATCTTATGTCGTACCCTGATGACAATCTAGAAGACGTGacaattattggaaaaaaatggaaaatcaaAGAGTCGCTGTATATGTATCCGTGTGATTCGAGAGTGCTGGAAGAATGGGTGCTTGAAGACAGATCATCTGCAACTACAATTACGTGCCCTATTGATCAAATCAAACgcaaaatgataatattacgTTTGCCTGGAAGAGAGAAAACATATGGAATATCTCTATTACATTAA
- the LOC124301608 gene encoding uncharacterized protein LOC124301608 isoform X3: protein MNNIIEKRRRTRDRVRRHRFVHQNTIVPQNHPLNDDSDSDINSETECVSDQENSNRSEEDVSEGGISEQLLEHSQSEIDEENGDSGDGSQIDHEESVSSASVIDENSDIGSSINEATDDSLNERNEAEEIRKWAIKEHLSHSQLDGLLVILRRRLLPELPKTAKTFLRTSAVAYDIQDMEDYDGNMGQFVYFGIAERLRACVNEEVHIGNEILIQVNVDGLPLFKSSNTQLWPILCKVVHEPDIYEPVPVAIYAGSTKPKRVDEFLDEFIEEMNQLSANGSYWILCV, encoded by the exons ATGAATAacataattgaaaaacgacGACGAACACGCGACCGTGTGCGAAGGCATCGTTTCGTTCATCAAAACACTATTGTGCCACAGAACCATCCGCTAAATGATGACAGTGACTCTGACATCAACTCCGAAACTGAAT GTGTCAGTGATCAAGAAAATAGTAATAGGTCTGAAGAAGATGTATCCGAGGGTGGTATTTCTGAACAATTACTTGAACATAGCCAAAGTGAGATCGACGAAGAGAATGGTGACTCAGGTGACGGTTCTCAGATAGACCACGAAGAAAGTGTATCATCAGCCAGTGTCATTGATGAAAACAGTGATATCGGCTCATCTATAAATGAAGCGACTGACGATAGTTTGAATGAACGAAATGAAGCTgaggaaattcgaaaatggGCAATAAAAGAACACCTTAGTCATTCTCAATTGGATGGGCTTTTGGTGATTTTGAGGAGAAGATTGCTGCCTGAACTTCCAAAGACAGCAAAAACATTTCTACGTACATCGGCAGTGGCCTATGATATACAAGACATGGAAGATTATGATGGAAATATGGGACAATTCGTGTACTTTGGTATTGCTGAAAGGCTTCGAGCCTGTGTCAATGAAGAAGTGCACATaggtaatgaaattttgatccAAGTTAATGTCGACGGACTGCCTCTCTTTAAATCAAGTAACACTCAACTGTGGCCCATTTTGTGTAAAGTTGTCCACGAACCAGACATATACGAGCCGGTGCCTGTAGCTATATACGCAGGTTCTACAAAACCAAAAAGAGTTGATGAGTTCTTGGATGAGTTCATTGAGGAAATGAACCAACTATCAGCGAATG GGTCATACTGGATATTATGCGTGTGA